In Gemmatimonadales bacterium, one DNA window encodes the following:
- a CDS encoding multicopper oxidase family protein has product MIGRPRRWLRAVVLGSCVLALGGVAAPAPRPLCDEDASVGLRPSTDLYCLDLIPRPDVPDVKGVVELGRPDSPYDVVVTAAGNQRYDATVVIENLPPPSSLGPYTAYVAWVTPPSLDPMRKVGVVRNGRTPIGEIDDDKFLVFITAEASGDVTERSGRLVLRGMSPSIRMQQHSMMMLAGTPDSSSMVHHGHGAHGHGHAVGGDTVPPAQWFMPPENPRLPMMPMPGVDELVPPATPYLPGTGLNARLLPEARPRELLKLADGDTLVMTASLVRRTINGRTLVMFAYNGQYPGPLLQVAENATVMVRFRNALDQPSAVHWHGIRLENRSDGVPGVTQDPVPVGGEYLYRVHFKDAGIYWYHSHFREDIQQDLGLYGNILVHPKRPDAFGPAHREETLLLDDLLLGDQGLVPFGAEHATHALMGRFGNIFLVNGETNYRFEARPGEIVRFYLTNASNTRTFNWTIPGATMKLVGADVGRYERESWTESVPIAPAQRYIVDVRFPKAGEYPMMNQVQGIDHNIGVFFPEHDTLGVIRVAGAPATPSYDREYRTLRTNRDVVTEVAPYRAWINRAPDREILLTLRLGELPFGLLQMLRRDVMYSHPVEWAGTMPMMDWLPTAKQVEWVLRDAKTGNENMAVDWRFRVGDLVKIRIGNDRTSLHPMSHPIHLHGQRFLILTHNDVPSTNLVWKDTALIPVGGTVDLLVEMSNPGRWMMHCHIAEHMESGMMAVFEVR; this is encoded by the coding sequence ATGATCGGCAGGCCCCGACGATGGTTGCGCGCTGTTGTGCTCGGTAGCTGTGTTCTGGCTCTTGGCGGGGTGGCGGCGCCGGCTCCCCGCCCGCTGTGTGATGAGGATGCTTCGGTCGGGCTGCGTCCCAGCACCGATCTCTACTGCCTCGACCTGATTCCTCGTCCCGACGTGCCCGACGTCAAAGGTGTGGTCGAACTGGGCCGTCCGGACTCTCCCTATGATGTGGTGGTGACGGCGGCGGGTAATCAGCGGTACGACGCCACCGTCGTGATCGAGAACCTGCCCCCGCCGTCGTCACTTGGTCCGTACACGGCCTACGTGGCATGGGTTACGCCGCCCTCGCTCGATCCGATGCGCAAGGTGGGTGTGGTCAGGAACGGACGGACCCCGATCGGCGAGATCGATGACGACAAATTCCTGGTCTTCATCACCGCCGAAGCGTCGGGCGACGTGACCGAGCGATCCGGTCGGCTGGTGCTGCGCGGAATGTCACCGAGTATCCGGATGCAGCAGCATTCGATGATGATGCTGGCCGGCACGCCCGACTCATCCTCGATGGTGCACCACGGCCATGGCGCGCACGGCCACGGCCACGCGGTCGGGGGCGATACCGTGCCGCCGGCGCAGTGGTTCATGCCTCCCGAGAATCCGCGCCTCCCGATGATGCCGATGCCCGGCGTCGATGAACTGGTGCCTCCCGCGACACCCTACCTCCCGGGCACTGGACTGAATGCCCGCTTGCTGCCTGAAGCACGGCCGCGGGAATTGCTCAAGCTCGCCGATGGCGACACCCTGGTCATGACGGCCTCGCTGGTTCGGCGGACCATCAACGGCAGGACGCTGGTGATGTTTGCCTATAACGGGCAGTATCCCGGTCCGCTGTTGCAGGTGGCCGAGAATGCCACGGTCATGGTGCGGTTCCGCAACGCGCTCGATCAGCCGAGCGCCGTCCACTGGCATGGAATCCGGTTGGAAAACCGCAGCGATGGCGTGCCGGGTGTTACCCAGGATCCGGTGCCGGTCGGGGGCGAGTATCTCTACCGGGTTCACTTCAAAGACGCGGGGATCTACTGGTACCACTCCCATTTCCGGGAGGACATTCAGCAGGATCTGGGGCTCTACGGCAACATCCTGGTGCATCCCAAGCGCCCCGACGCGTTCGGCCCGGCGCATCGGGAAGAAACCCTGCTGCTCGATGACCTCCTGCTCGGCGATCAGGGGCTGGTGCCGTTCGGTGCGGAGCATGCGACGCATGCCCTGATGGGCCGCTTCGGCAACATCTTCCTCGTCAACGGCGAGACCAACTATCGCTTCGAGGCTCGTCCCGGCGAGATCGTTCGTTTCTACCTCACCAACGCGTCCAATACCCGCACCTTCAACTGGACCATTCCGGGCGCGACCATGAAGCTGGTCGGGGCGGATGTCGGACGGTACGAGCGGGAAAGCTGGACCGAGAGTGTGCCGATTGCGCCGGCCCAGCGATACATCGTCGATGTCCGGTTTCCGAAGGCCGGCGAGTACCCGATGATGAACCAGGTGCAGGGGATCGACCACAACATTGGGGTCTTCTTTCCCGAGCACGATACCCTGGGTGTGATCCGGGTCGCCGGCGCGCCCGCCACGCCGAGCTACGACCGGGAGTATCGCACCCTTCGGACCAATCGTGATGTCGTGACCGAGGTCGCCCCCTATCGGGCCTGGATCAACAGGGCGCCGGATCGCGAGATTCTGCTCACCTTGCGACTGGGCGAGTTGCCATTCGGGTTGCTCCAGATGCTGCGGCGCGATGTGATGTATTCGCACCCCGTGGAGTGGGCCGGCACCATGCCGATGATGGACTGGCTGCCGACGGCCAAGCAGGTCGAGTGGGTGCTTCGGGATGCCAAGACCGGCAACGAGAACATGGCGGTCGACTGGAGGTTCCGAGTCGGCGACCTGGTCAAGATCCGGATCGGCAACGACCGTACCTCGCTGCACCCGATGTCGCACCCGATCCATCTGCATGGTCAGCGTTTTCTGATCCTGACGCACAATGACGTGCCCAGCACCAATCTGGTCTGGAAGGACACGGCATTGATTCCGGTGGGCGGTACGGTCGACCTGCTGGTGGAAATGTCGAACCCCGGCCGATGGATGATGCACTGCCACATTGCCGAGCACATGGAGTCGGGGATGATGGCGGTTTTCGAGGTGAGATAA
- a CDS encoding 1-acyl-sn-glycerol-3-phosphate acyltransferase, which translates to MTAIRTDVRDEILGLEPGSLWARFRQPGGGRALLRLVGAAAWTVLLLPVLIVGMAIASPRAVWRRRARNRIVRLWARGLAWIAGMRIQVLGPPPAPPFFLVANHVSYVDILLLLATTETTVFVAKRELAAWPFLGYLTRLVGTIYLDRASRRDARRAVAALDHCTRSGDGAIAFPEGTSSDGATVYPMKAALFEWAAADARPVRTATIYYQTAVDAPPARTAICWWGTAPFLPHLIDLCRLRGFAGTVHFHHHPIVGADRAELASRARDRIAEHFVPHVESLSSSESVRYVHSSP; encoded by the coding sequence GTGACAGCCATTCGTACCGACGTCCGCGACGAAATTCTCGGCCTCGAGCCCGGCAGTCTGTGGGCCCGGTTTCGCCAGCCTGGAGGCGGGCGGGCGTTGCTCCGCCTGGTTGGCGCAGCCGCCTGGACGGTGCTGCTGCTGCCGGTGCTGATCGTGGGGATGGCGATTGCGAGCCCGCGGGCGGTCTGGCGTCGGCGCGCTCGCAATCGGATCGTCCGGCTTTGGGCTCGGGGCCTCGCCTGGATTGCCGGGATGCGGATTCAGGTCCTCGGCCCCCCGCCCGCCCCCCCCTTCTTCCTGGTGGCCAACCATGTCAGCTACGTCGACATCCTGCTCTTGCTCGCTACCACCGAGACGACCGTCTTCGTCGCCAAGCGCGAACTCGCGGCCTGGCCATTCCTGGGCTACCTGACGCGCCTGGTTGGGACGATTTACCTCGATCGGGCCAGCCGCCGCGATGCGCGGCGGGCGGTGGCCGCGCTGGACCATTGCACCCGGTCGGGCGACGGCGCGATTGCCTTTCCCGAAGGCACCAGCTCCGACGGCGCCACGGTCTATCCGATGAAAGCCGCGCTGTTCGAGTGGGCCGCCGCCGACGCCCGGCCCGTCCGCACCGCTACGATCTACTACCAGACCGCGGTGGATGCGCCGCCAGCGCGAACGGCGATCTGCTGGTGGGGAACCGCGCCCTTCCTGCCCCACCTGATCGACCTCTGCCGGCTGCGCGGCTTTGCCGGCACGGTACATTTCCACCATCACCCGATCGTCGGGGCCGATCGCGCGGAACTCGCCAGTCGCGCACGTGACCGGATCGCTGAACACTTCGTTCCCCACGTTGAATCACTCTCCTCATCGGAAAGCGTCCGGTATGTCCACTCCTCGCCGTGA
- the bla gene encoding class A beta-lactamase, which translates to MRTLLRTVGVAVALGTVAAPVVAQDGRLDLLKAEIERVAPISGGVLGVGIHHIETGREIMVGAGDHFPMASAVKVPLAVELLHQVDQGRIRLDSMIALEASDMHPGSGTLTRLFGAPGVALSIRNLLELMMLISDNAATDVLFRVVGGGERVNARMAALGVRGVSADRPTLNLIADAVGITGLPPEGEWSRDLFRTLPRPQTEEERKAAVDRFYADKRDTATPEGMTALLRKVFKGEALSPASTALLLDIMYRCETGAARIKGLLPPDVRVAHKTGTLGLGVAADVGIIELPNNAGHVVVSAFVKRSTRDTPAQERAIAQAARAAYDFFLFNPGR; encoded by the coding sequence ATGCGGACCCTCCTTCGGACCGTTGGCGTGGCCGTTGCCCTTGGCACTGTCGCCGCGCCCGTCGTTGCTCAAGATGGCCGACTCGATCTCCTCAAAGCCGAGATCGAGCGGGTCGCGCCGATCTCAGGTGGTGTGCTCGGTGTCGGCATTCATCACATCGAAACCGGGCGTGAGATCATGGTAGGCGCCGGTGATCACTTTCCGATGGCCAGTGCGGTCAAGGTTCCTCTCGCGGTAGAGCTGCTCCATCAGGTCGATCAGGGGCGGATCCGGCTCGACAGCATGATTGCGCTCGAAGCGAGTGACATGCACCCCGGCAGCGGCACGTTGACCCGACTCTTCGGTGCCCCGGGCGTTGCGCTCTCGATTCGCAACCTGCTCGAGCTGATGATGCTGATCAGCGACAATGCCGCTACCGACGTTCTGTTTCGGGTCGTAGGGGGCGGTGAACGGGTCAATGCCCGAATGGCCGCACTTGGTGTGCGTGGCGTGTCGGCCGACCGTCCGACACTCAATCTCATTGCCGATGCCGTTGGAATCACCGGTCTGCCCCCGGAGGGGGAGTGGAGCCGCGACCTCTTCCGAACGTTGCCTCGGCCGCAAACCGAGGAGGAACGGAAGGCGGCGGTCGACCGGTTCTATGCCGATAAGCGCGATACGGCGACGCCGGAAGGGATGACGGCGCTGCTGCGGAAGGTCTTCAAGGGTGAGGCGCTCAGTCCGGCGAGCACGGCGCTGCTGCTCGACATCATGTATCGCTGCGAAACCGGGGCCGCCCGGATCAAGGGGTTGCTGCCCCCCGACGTACGAGTCGCCCACAAGACGGGAACACTCGGGCTGGGTGTCGCGGCGGATGTCGGGATCATCGAACTGCCGAACAACGCCGGGCATGTCGTGGTCAGCGCCTTCGTCAAGCGCTCGACGCGCGATACACCGGCCCAGGAGCGCGCGATTGCGCAGGCGGCGCGCGCCGCGTACGACTTCTTTCTCTTCAATCCCGGCCGCTGA